In Gemmatimonadota bacterium, a genomic segment contains:
- a CDS encoding DUF3471 domain-containing protein, giving the protein MDIAQDNGGLAIRFSHSPQLVGDMIPWQHDTFLVRWRDRELRADAYITFMLTPDGAIDHAKMVPHHLGWTSRSTSRTWS; this is encoded by the coding sequence ATCGACATCGCGCAGGACAACGGCGGGCTGGCGATTCGGTTCTCGCACTCGCCACAGCTCGTGGGCGACATGATCCCGTGGCAGCACGACACGTTTCTGGTGCGCTGGCGCGATCGCGAACTCAGGGCCGATGCCTACATCACCTTCATGCTCACGCCCGACGGTGCAATCGACCACGCGAAGATGGTCCCGCATCACCTGGGGTGGACTTCTCGTTCGACTTCCAGGACCTGGAGCTGA